One window of Quercus robur chromosome 12, dhQueRobu3.1, whole genome shotgun sequence genomic DNA carries:
- the LOC126708822 gene encoding potassium transporter 5-like: protein MADDAVLDAITNETNEEVSQDQELKERKLSWQKLRRYDSLDIESRSFHGPHHGHHSKAMDWSTILHLAFQSIGVVYGDVGTSPLYVYSSTFPNGISHNDDILGVLSLIFYTITLITLIKYVLIVLRANDNGEGGTFALYSLLCRYAKVGFIPNQQAEDHEVSNYELEVPNGRVRMASWLKSTLENSKFAKQILLFATMLGTSMLIGDGVLTPCISVLSAVGGIQIESTKVTQDMVVWISVVILIVLFAVQRLGTDKVGYTFAPIICIWFTFIGGIGVYNFIKYDPTVAKAINPYYIIDYFRRNKKDAWVSLGGVVLAITGTEALFADLGHFSVRSIQISMCCVTYPALILAYTGQASFLRKHNDLVATAFYKSIPGPLYWPTFVVAVLASIIASQAIISGTFSIIQQSLSLGCFPRVKVIHTSTKYEGQVYVPEANYLLMVACVAVTLGFRTTTNIGNAYGIAVVFVMTLTSCLIVLVMIMIWKTHILLIIPYILIIGSVELVYLSSVLYKFDQGGYLPLAFATVLMTVMYTWNSVFRRKYDYELKHKISPETLKEVVANTSLCRIPGLALFYSELVQGIPPIFKHYVANVPALHTVLVFISIKSLPISKVPVKERFLFRQVEPKELNVFRCVVRYGYTDVQNEQEPFEKVLIENLKFFIAENLWLSKNVQNNNVENDGDTLDERHVEEDQSEEFERQIETVDKAWHAGIVHFIGETDVVAAKGASVAKRILIDYAYTFMKRNLRESEKVLDIPHKRMLKVGMTYEL, encoded by the exons ATGGCTGACGATGCAGTATTAGACGCCATTACAAACGAAACCAATGAGGAAGTTTCTCAAGATCAAGAGCTCAAGGAGAGGAAATTGTCATGGCAAAAGTTACGCAGATATGACTCTTTGGACATCGAGTCCCGCAGCTTTCATGGTCCTCATCATGGCCATCACTCCAAG gcTATGGATTGGTCAACGATCTTGCATCTAGCATTTCAAAGTATTGGAGTGGTGTACGGGGATGTTGGTACATCACCACTATACGTGTATAGCAGCACCTTCCCCAATGGTATCTCGCACAACGACGATATCCTAGGAGTACTTTCTTTGATCTTCTATACCATCACCTTAATTACTCTCATCAAGTACGTGttgattgttttaagggctaACGATAATGGCGAAG GTGGGACGTTTGCCTTATACTCTCTCTTATGCCGCTATGCCAAGGTTGGTTTTATTCCGAATCAACAAGCTGAGGACCATGAAGTGTCAAATTATGAGCTTGAAGTGCCAAATGGTCGTGTACGGATGGCATCGTGGCTCAAGTCTACGCTAGAGAACAGCAAATTTGCAAAGCAAATCTTATTGTTTGCCACAATGCTTGGAACTTCCATGTTGATTGGGGACGGTGTTCTTACTCCTTGTATCTCAG TTTTATCGGCTGTGGGAGGAATCCAGATAGAATCAACTAAAGTAACACAAG ATATGGTTGTTTGGATATCAGTGGTTATATTGATCGTGCTTTTCGCGGTTCAAAGACTTGGAACTGATAAAGTAGGCTATACCTTTGCTCCGATAATTTGCATTTGGTTTACATTTATTGGCGGCATTGGCGTCTACAATTTCATCAAATATGACCCTACTGTAGCTAAGGCAATAAATCCATACTATATTATAGATTATTTTCGGAGGAATAAAAAAGATGCTTGGGTTTCCCTTGGTGGTGTTGTCCTTGCCATAACAG GAACTGAGGCTTTATTTGCTGATCTTGGTCACTTCTCAGTTCGATCCATTCAAATAAGCATGTGCTGTGTGACCTATCCAGCTCTTATATTGGCATACACTGGACAAGCATCCTTCCTTCGCAAGCACAATGATCTTGTTGCTACTGCCTTTTACAAATCCATACCAG GACCTCTATATTGGCCAACGTTTGTGGTGGCTGTGTTAGCATCAATTATAGCAAGCCAAGCCATAATATCAGGGACTTTCTCTATAATACAACAATCCCTCTCTCTAGGGTGTTTCCCTCGAGTGAAAGTAATCCACACATCAACGAAGTATGAAggacaagtttatgtacctGAAGCTAATTACCTTCTTATGGTGGCTTGTGTAGCAGTCACTTTGGGTTTTAGGACAACAACTAACATTGGCAATGCCTATG GGATAGCAGTGGTTTTTGTAATGACCCTCACATCATGCTTGATAGTTCTAGTGATGATCATGATATGGAAAACCCACATACTTCTCATAATTCCATACATTCTTATCATTGGCAGTGTAGAGCTTGTATATTTAAGTTCAGTCCTCTACAAATTTGACCAAGGAGGATATCTTCCCCTTGCATTCGCAACAGTCCTAATGACTGTAATGTATACTTGGAACAGTGTTTTCAGGAGAAAGTACGATTATGAGCTTAAGCATAAGATTTCCCCAGAGACGTTAAAGGAAGTAGTTGCTAACACAAGCCTTTGTCGAATACCTGGACTTGCCCTGTTCTACTCAGAGCTTGTTCAAGGCATCCCACCAATTTTCAAGCACTATGTGGCGAATGTGCCCGCATTGCACACTGTCCTTGTTTTCATCTCCATCAAGTCACTTCCCATAAGCAAGGTTCCAGTGAAAGAGCGTTTCCTATTTCGCCAAGTAGAGCCTAAAGAGCTTAATGTGTTTCGCTGCGTTGTTAGATATGGATACACAGATGTGCAAAATGAGCAAGAGCCCTTTGAAAAGGTTTTGATAGAAAACTTGAAGTTCTTTATTGCAGAGAATTTATGGTTGTCCAAAAATGTGCAGAATAATAATGTTGAGAACGATGGAGATACACTGGATGAGAGGCATGTTGAAGAGGATCAATCAGAGGAATTTGAAAGACAGATTGAGACTGTGGACAAGGCATGGCATGCTGGTATTGTTCACTTCATTGGTGAGACTGATGTGGTTGCTGCAAAAGGAGCTAGTGTTGcaaagagaattttgatagATTATGCTTACACTTTCATGAAAAGAAATTtaagagagagtgaaaaagtgCTTGATATTCCTCACAAGCGCATGCTGAAAGTGGGTATGACTTATGAACTTTAA